In the genome of Methanophagales archaeon, one region contains:
- a CDS encoding glycosyltransferase translates to MIILILLSERQIQFNIMQIDVSIIIPTKNAGNEFDKSLSRIFTQKTKYRYEVIVIDSASTDTTLKIIAKYPVRLIKIKPEEFGHGKTRNLGAGLAKGRYLVYLTQDAIPANENWLDSLLKNMETAEDEKVAGVYSRTIPKSNCDPFEARYIAKAWGAEREIKEITDYGEYKRHYKKIVFFSNISSCIRKDVWEKFPFSENLIMAEDQDWSKRVLEAGYKIVYEPESVVYHSHNYSLKQLFKRYFDAGTAHKQVFKDNNNVYLPLIPLFAMVVTILDLSFMRQTGYNLHSMIKWIPKAIIRHFIEATGFWLGLHSKYLPERMLKKFTMYGKYR, encoded by the coding sequence TTGATTATTTTAATTTTATTATCTGAAAGACAAATACAGTTCAACATAATGCAAATAGATGTTTCTATCATCATCCCCACAAAAAACGCTGGCAATGAATTTGATAAAAGTCTCTCCCGTATATTCACGCAGAAAACGAAGTACAGGTATGAGGTCATTGTGATTGATTCCGCTTCTACCGACACTACACTTAAAATTATTGCTAAATATCCTGTAAGGCTGATAAAAATCAAGCCTGAGGAGTTCGGGCACGGGAAGACAAGAAATCTTGGCGCAGGTCTGGCAAAGGGCAGGTATCTTGTGTACCTCACACAGGATGCCATACCTGCAAATGAGAATTGGCTGGATTCGCTTCTCAAAAACATGGAAACGGCTGAAGATGAGAAGGTTGCCGGTGTTTACAGTAGAACCATCCCAAAATCTAACTGCGACCCTTTTGAAGCAAGATATATTGCAAAGGCATGGGGTGCCGAGAGGGAAATAAAAGAAATAACGGATTATGGGGAATATAAAAGGCATTACAAAAAAATCGTGTTCTTTTCCAATATCAGTTCCTGCATACGAAAGGATGTGTGGGAAAAGTTCCCTTTTTCTGAAAACCTGATAATGGCTGAAGATCAAGATTGGTCGAAAAGAGTCTTAGAAGCTGGATATAAGATTGTATATGAACCAGAATCGGTGGTTTATCATTCCCATAACTATTCTTTAAAACAACTGTTTAAGAGGTATTTCGATGCCGGCACCGCGCATAAGCAGGTCTTCAAGGATAATAACAACGTATATTTGCCATTAATACCCCTCTTTGCAATGGTCGTGACCATACTGGATTTGAGTTTTATGAGACAAACAGGATACAATCTCCATTCTATGATCAAATGGATACCAAAAGCTATAATCAGACACTTCATCGAGGCTACGGGGTTTTGGCTTGGTTTACATTCTAAATATCTGCCAGAAAGAATGCTTAAAAAATTCACAATGTACGGGAAGTACAGGTAA